The DNA sequence ATTTCAATACTCTACCGATTTTCTCTTTCACAACATCCACCAAATAAACATTTCGGTCAAGCATTACTTTGACTCCATAATCCTGCAAAAAAACAAGGCAATATCAGTTGTGGGATGAGAGTGAGAGGTACCAAACTTAGTGATTATGATACAAATAAAAGAGATGCATGAAAATTTATACTCGAATTCTtaataagaagaaaagagaaaagttgGCTAGATATATAATTTCTCTACACCTACACATCGAGTAGGGAGTGAAGGATGCTTTGCTGCGTACCATGAAATTCTGAATTATTTTATAGTATCTATTAAAATATGGGACACGCTCAtgtataaattgaattattttactTGTGTAAACATGTGTCATTTAAGTTGATTGGTTGGCATATAATCAATCATGTCTTCACTTTCTTACTCACTTTGTAGGTCACAACTCATTCTCATATATGGCAATGTATCTTTTGCAAATTGCAACAAAGTGATGTTTGTCAAGCAAGTTGCTTAGCTacgttgaaaaaataaaaataggccAAAAATTGGGCAATAATTGAGAAATTTATATTGACATTGAAAGGAAAACAATTTCACACATGCTTGCTCGGATTGCAGCCCCAAACAGATCACACTAGTGCACAGAACTGTTTGAGGCCATTTTTGTTTGATTAGAACTATAGTCTAGAGTCTCCACATCAAACAAGTTATGTGAAAATGGGCCAGATATAAAGAGGACCACATGGTTGGTACAATGATGACAAAAGTTTTTAAGGTCTGGAAAATGCTTGAAATGGGATTTGAAAGGTTACCATATAAAGTCATGGACAGATATTTCATGTGATGCCTTAAAGTATAACCAGCTAAACCTATTCCCACAGGAGATCCCTGTTAGATATTGTTAATTAATTGAGAAGGGTTATTTTAACCGACATCATATAGTTTTTAAATAGCAACCTATGTTTTGACACAtcctaatttaaataaattttgtagaatttGATGATTATTTTATCACGAATAGAatattaataaagaaaattacttaCTGTAATCTCAAATGTGGACACATCATCAACTCTGGAAATGGTGTATTTGGCATTTGGTACAGCAGAGTGGAGCAAGCACGTGAGTGACTGCCATTGGTTTCGGCTTAGAGAATCTCCAACAAACATAATGCTCTTTCCTCTTAACCTTTCCAAGAAATCCTTTCCATCAAATCTACattaacaaaaaatttagaaaatagcTAACACTAACTAAGCTTAAACTTTTGTATTAGTGGTAAGTGATTCAACCACAGCTACCAGCAACTATAAGATtaaaaagtgtaaaaataaaaacatgaaCAGGCACTACATTAATGTCATAAAAATGTGAGATTCTTCATCACAATTCAATTGAGCCATAATtgagagaagaaaaaagaatCATGACAGTTCATTATCAAAGCGAAATGCAACTACCATCACTGACACTTACTCCAAAATTGGAAAAACATCACACCCACAAATGTTTCCGACTTAAATCACATGGaataattatgtatataatttCATTTCAGCCTCTCCttgaaaaagacaaaaaaaatgtgattggtttactctttttgttttttcaagAAAAGTGTGTGCGTTGGAATCTTATGATTAGGTGCTTTAGTTCtgattttacattttaaaaaagaattcttCGAATCCCACAAATAGAGCATGTACATAGTACTTATTGATGTTTGTTCATCTCATAAATGGAAAAGGCAAGTCACATGGAAATGGAGAAGACACAGCCACCGCAGAGCCCGTGAGCTTTACGGCTCTAAACAACTAGTTTAATTCGCATTTCAACCAAGAATGTATGTTGATGTTGGCCCTTTAAATCGGCACCGACTCCTAAtcaatcttaattaataatctcacctccacaacaattttatttattttcaagatattattttttaatcatttcaTGATCTATATGCATTATAATACTTTACGATCAACAATCTTCTTTTATTCAAATTAGAAACATTAAAAGTTTATGGTTAGAACTAAAAGCAGACATATTATGCCAATACATCGTGGTATGTTTTACAAACTGCCATACAACTCAACTTGTATACACATGCCATGCCACTATCAAAAGTTTTTAAtagataactttttttttatctaatgcATAGATTTCACATTATGTTAAAACATTGGTTTATCACTATGTACTGATTAgtcatttttattaaaatatatatagcttTTGACTTTTGGAGATTTAATGACCCCCTCTCACAAACACATTCCAAAAAGAATTATTGCATTCAGCCAACtgtaaaaaaagaaattgtAGCACAAGCCAACTGTAAAATTAaagtgttataaaaaaaaaaaaaaaaaaaaaaaaaaactgcaaaTTAAAGAAGCAATAAATACCAAAAAGCGTTATTTTctaaggaaaaaataaaaatattgtacAGCCAAGAAtaataaattcatatttaataatttatgccACATGTCATGAAAATtttagaagaagagaaaaaagacAAATTAATAGTATATGTCCCAAGCGCGGAACATGGGCGTGGAACTGTGAGCAATCACACACCAATAACAGCACGTTAATGGCAGTGTTTTTTTCctgattaatatataattttagatAATTATTTTCCTTTTGTTACTGATTTGATGATAATATTTTATCTTATGGCAAATATTCTCGTTAACAAGAACAACAAACACGATTCGCTCTCATATGCCACGCGCTTATGGGTTAAAGCACGTACACACCACGCGCTTTATTGTGACAGAATGGATCCACCAAAACAAAAATTTCACATGCCTTGCCTTGAGCCTCACCACCAGTCACAACAAGCCACAACCACGTCCACATGGTGACATAATAGGACAGATCTATCGTTCATTGTAATTTTACCTTACTCTAGTTTAATACAATAAAGTTAATTACAGACCACCCATCAAATGGCCTAAGGATAATCTTTCTCTTTCCGATAATTAGTAATCATAACATTAACAATAacccataaaaataaaatcaccTAAATATAGCGCAATAGCAGGTAACAAACGAAGTTATAAAATCACCCAAATGGATAAATACCCATAATTGAGGgggtaaaaatcatgcatctTTGGACTGAGACTTTGCGTATGAGACAGATTGAATACCAACCATAAAATACATTATCACACGTAAACTAATAACGCTGTTAATAACAATACCGACAACTCACAAATCTTCTTTAAAgaaagtaattaattaaaaccagTTGGACAGTAAATCGGAATATTTTACCAATACCATAATTGGTTACTtactttttttcaaattaatcctAAAATGAATATCCCTTTATAAACGAGgttaagttaaaaatttaaaagagtaacaaaaaacacaaattttatGTAGAATCCTGAAGAAAAAGACTAACACTTTTAAAAGGACAATATAAATTCATGGGGGGTTGGTGGTGGTGGGGTTAAATGGGTTATTGACTTAATGATGAACACTACTTAGCAAAATCATATGAGACAGTGGAATGATACAATTAACACTCAACAACCATATAGTATTATGGCCTCTTTAATTTGAAAACTATACCAGAGCAACGActttgaggctagctcaagtggcctcAAGTGATTATAAAGGGGTGAGTATAATATATGAAcgcttaaataaataataatactatGCCAGAGCCTAATGACGGTATTGTATCTTATTAAGTATTTCATTACTACGTGACAGAGTACTAATACCATATCAtttataattacaaaatattatatttagacATATGTATATAATCAAGAAAACATAAATGGAAGGAaccataataatatatagtaatCAGAATGGTAATTAATTATGGCTGACAAGCTAAGAGTTTTGGGGCAGAGTGAATGGTGagaaattaagaaaagaagaagCAGAAAAATGCATACCTTACCAAGGAGCAGCCTTGTGGCTGCCATCTGAACTTTGTGTAAATCTGATCGGGACGGCCATTCCTCCGGCAGGTGAACTCGTGCTCAATAAAAGGGCAAACAGATGGGTCGTAAAGAGGATAAGATTGGTCAAAAACCCAACTCCCTTTGTAAAAATCACACTGGTTACTGCTACTCTTACGACCACTTTTGCCTCTTCTTTTCGTGGTCTCGGTTAGGCCATGGCCATGATAAGGAACGAACAAAAGTAGAAGAAGAGAGAGCTTGAAGAAAACAGAGGGATCCCTCTGAATCCCAAAACCCATTTGTGAATTTGCTTTACAAACCCACTCGAGTGAAGAGAATAAGAATTTAAATGGAAGAATGGACCTGCTAGAAAGTACTAacctctctcactctctctctctctcaatatatatataggcgTTAAAGAGAGAGGAAGGAGTAGATGAGCAATGTATGAGTAgggagttttctttttttttctttctttcttcttttataTTGGGTATGCTAGCACATTCAATTATGTATTACATTTGGCTATGGTTTAATGAGGAAGAGGTGAAAATGGGATTACGCATTAAATGGTCCAATGCAAAAAACTTCTCCTTTTCTGTCAAGTTGTCAGCTTTTAGATTTGCAAGTAAATTACCTACCtttttagaaataaataaataaataaaatagaaagcaAAAGAAAGGAAGCGCGGGATTTAGATGGAAAGTAACTATTGGGTATGATTTTGTGTTTAAAATTCCCGCTTTTAACTACGACTATGATACGAGGTCGTCTCTCactctcactcactcactcactaacttttttttcttttcttttgtggatggaaagaaaagaacaactttaaatatatataatttaattattttaaaaaaatgtgatgatttttgagagaatacTAATTTATAGGTTTGGCctattaataacaaaatatttagTTATCCTATAAATAAGAGCATTCTTTAATTTACTTTTACTAAATATGAATTTACCTcttatcaaaaaatatatataaaaatttacttAACTTGATTACTATTTTAACAATTTCTTggttattaacaaaaaaatttgtCAAATTTGACTAGTGGATAATGAATACGGTTAAATTAGGTTGATACGATTGATATTTGTTAAGGACAGTAATTCACAACTGTCcattagttagttagttagcTTTCTGTTAGAGGTAGTTAGTCTTGCTTAGCTGTCACCTAACTAACTTGTAACAAACTCTGCTTTGTTTTCCTTGTATATAAGCTCTGCTCTATTTATCTGTAAAGTGTAATTGTTCATTCAATCAATAATACAAACACTTTCTCATCTGTCTTTCTTGTTCTTTCCTTCTCTCAAattcaacatggtatcagagcttgatTCGTTTTAATGGCGTCGTCTGTCGATTCTACACTTCGTCCCAATGCATCCAGTAATCTCACAAGACCTCCTGCCTTTTCGTTCAACCATACTCTTTCGATTAAACTTGATGAGAACAACTTTCTTCCGTGGAGACATCAAGTATACGCAGCCATCAAAGGTCACCGCCTACTGAAATTTCTCGATCCAACAGCAACACCTCAGAAATTTGCAACAGCAGCAGATGAAGCATAGAATCGAATCTCTGAAGAATTTCTGGAATGGGACGTTCAAGACAGTCTGTTAGTATCCTGGCTACTCTCATCAATGACGGAGAAAATCCTCACTCGAATGGTAGGATGCAACAGTGCTGCTCAAATTTGGTCCACTCTCGAGGAGTATTTCTCAGCTCAAAATCGAGCTAAAGTCAGTCAGTTTCGAACTCAACTTCGTCGAACGAAACTCACTGGGAATCTGAACGATTACCTTCTCAAGATCAAGCATGTTGTTGACTCTCTTGCCTCCATTGGTCATAATCTTTCAACACAGGACCATATCGAAGCTATTTTCAATGGTCTCACCCGTGATTATTCTGTGTTTGTTACATCCCTGTCAACAAGAAAAGATGAGTATTCGGTTGCTGAAGTTGAATCTCTTCTTATGGCTCAAGAGATTCGAAATGACACTTCTGATGCTGATCTTGATATATCAAAACCAGAGGCAAATCTTGCTGCTCAAAATCGACCTCCTGCTTCTCGAGGTGGCTATCAACAATTTTCTCCTCTTCAGTTTGGTACATTTACAGGTGGTCGTGGCTCTTATCGTCCTAATTTTCCATCCTCCTCTACTGGAAATGGCAACTTTTCTCCAGCAGGCTATGGTAACTTCTATCCACAACACTATCCATCTTTTTCTAATCCTCATCGTCCTCCCAGAGGTGGTTTTCGTGGTGGATTTACAGGTACTGGAAGAGGAGTGTCCACTCCTAAAATTCAATGTCAGTTGTGCCACAAACTCGGCCACACTGTCAAACAATGTTTCTATCGATTTGATAAATCGTTCACCGGACCTGAATCTTTTCAATCGTTCCATGGCACTGCTGCAACAACTGAGATGCAAGTATCTGTTGCCACACCAGAAACTGTTAACGATCAGTCGTGGTATCCCGATTCAGGTGCCACGAACCACCTAACACCTGATCTGACCAATCTGATGGCTCCCTCCGAGTTTCCAGGCACAGATCAAATCCACATGGGGAATGGCTCAGGTTTGCATATTCATCATACTGGTCATAATACCTTTACTTCTCCTTTCACTTCTCAACCTCTTGTTTTACAAAACCTTCTACATGTACCTGACATAACAAAAAATCTGATGAGTGTTTCTCAATTTGCAAAAGATAATGCTGTGTTTTTTGAGTTTCACCCTTCCTTTTGTGTTGTGAAAGATCAGGCTACTATGAAGATTTTATTGGTTGGGAAGGTTGACAAAGGACTTTACAAGTTTGACCAGCCTCTCCAATCTTCCTCTTCTCCCAATTCCAACTCCAACATTTATTCTGGTGCCTCATCTTCAAAAGCTGCATTACAATGTCAGCAATCTAATTCCAATGTACCTTTTTCTCTTTTCAATCTTTGGCATAATAGGTTAGGGCATCCTTCTAAGAATGTTGTTCAATCTGTTATGACCAATTGTAACATCTCTTCCATTAATAAAAATGCATTTGATTTTTGCACTGCCTGCTGTCTTGGTAAACATCACAAATTACCATATCCCAACTCCCAAACTGTTTATACAGCACCATTACAAATGCTACACACAGACCTATGGGGCCCTGCTCCCATGGTCTCTTCCAATGGATATAGATATTACATAAGCTTTGTGGATGCTTATTCTAGGTACACCTGGATCTATTTGCTTAGAACTAAAGATGAGGCTTTACCAACCTTTATCAAGTTTAAAACTCAAATTGAGTTGCAACTCAATTTACCAATAAAATCCTTACAATCGGATTGGGGAGGGGAATTTAGAGCCTTCACTACACTTGTTGAGTCTTGTGGTATTGTCCATAGAGTTTCATGTCCTCATTCCCATGAACAAAATGGTGTGGTAGAACGCAAACATAGGCATATAGTTGAATCGGGTTTAACTTTGTTAGCTCATGCATCTATGCCTCTCAAATATTGGGATGAGGCCTATAGAACCTCTGTTTATCTAATAAACAGAATGCCAACCAAAGTTCTCAACAACTTTACCCCACATGAAACCTTGTTTCATACAAAACCTGATTACTCAGCTCTTAAGACTTTCGGCTGTCAATGTTTTCCAAACCTGAGACCATACAATAGAAATAAAATGGCATATAGATCTACCCCTTGCACATTTCTTGGTTATAGTCTCACTCAAAAAGGCTACAAGTGCCTTGCTAATGATGGTCGCATTTACATGTCTAGGGATGTGTTGTTCAATGAACTtgtttttccttttaaatcCATCTCTGCTGTTGTTACATCTACTGCTGTTCCTTCTGTGTCTTTCCCTACTGCTCATCCTCCAATTTTACCTGTACATAATACACCAAATTCTGTTACTTCCCAGTCATCTACACCTGTTACTGATCTCACACCAGCAACCTCCTCAACTCCTATTGCTTCTGCCCTTGTCCCTCAACCAAATTCCCTAAACCCACCTGCTCAAACCCAACCCGATAACACTATACCTGTGATGAATCAACATCCCATGCAAACCCGTGCCAAAGCTGGAATTCGAAAGCCTAAAGTACTCACAGCTACTTATGTTCCAGCCACTGTCAAGACAGCTCTTCAAGATCCCAAGTGGAATAAAGCCATGGGAACTGAGTACTATGCATTGAAGAAAAATAATACATGGATCTTGGTTCGGTTACCCCCTGGCAGACAGTGTATAGGTTGTAAATGGATTTTTCGAATAAAAGAAAGTGCAGATGGAAACACAACACAGTATAAAGCAAGATTAGTTGCTAAGGGCTTCCATCAACAAAGTGGTTTCGACTTCAATGAAACCTTCAGCCCTGTTGTAAAACCAGAAACCATTCGAGTTTTACTTACTATTGCTGTGTCTAAAGGTTGGAAACTAAGACAACTTGACTTCAACAATGCTTTTCTCAATGGAGATTTAGAAGAAGAGGTCTACATGTGTCAACCTCCGGGTTTTGTGGATCCTCAACATCCTGACATGGTATGCAAACTCCAAAAAGCCTTGTATGGACTTAAACAAGCCCCTCGGGCTTGGTTTGAAAAGTTGTCTCTCACTCTTCTCAAGTTGGGATTTAGTCATGCCAAAAATGATACTTCTCTGTTTCTTAGAATTCTACCTCAACATACTACATATATCTTGGTATATGTAGATGATATTATTGTCATAGGCAGCAATGACAATGAAGTATCTCAACTAATATCCCAACTAAGCTCTCATTTTCCACTCAAAGACCTTGGTGACTTGAATTACTTCTTAGGAATTCAGATCACTCACACTACCACAGGTCTCCATCTGTCACAAACAAAGTATTTACAAGACCTCTTGTGCAGAACACAAATGCAGCAAGCTAAATCCAGCAGCACTCCCATGACCAGTGGCCTAAAACTCTCTCAATATGGTAGTGACTCAGTTCTCGATCCAACCTTGTATCGATCTGTTGTTGGTGCCTTGCAATACGCTACCATAACACGACCTGAAATTGCATATTCGGTTAACAAAGTATCCCAATTTATGCACTCACCATTGGAGTCCCACTGGATAGCTGTCAAACGGATCTTGAGATATCTTTCAGGAACTCTTGATTACGGGTTACACTTGCAGAAAAACACTCATTTTGATATCTCAGCGTTTTGTGACGCTGATTGGGCGTCTGATCCTGATGATAGGAGGTCCACCAGTGGTTATTGTGTTCTCTTGGGCTCGAATCTAGTTGCCTGGAAATCCAAGAAACAACAAACAATATCAAGATCCTCCACAGAAGCCGAATTTCGAAGTCTTGCTGCAGTTGTAACCGAGGTTACATGGCTGCAATCCCTTCTTACTGAGCTGCAAGTTCCCTCCTCAACCCCCACGGTCTGGTGCGATAACTTGAGTACAGTAATGATGGCTGCAAATCCAGTTCTACATGCTCGTACAAAACATATCGAAATTGATCTTTACTTTGTACGGGACAAGGTTCTGCAAAATCAACTTCAGGTTCATCATGTACCAGCTCAAGATCAACTAGCCGATTCTCTCACCAAAGCAATCTCGAGTAGCAGGTTTCCTTTTCTCAGGGACAAAC is a window from the Cannabis sativa cultivar Pink pepper isolate KNU-18-1 chromosome 1, ASM2916894v1, whole genome shotgun sequence genome containing:
- the LOC115706824 gene encoding protein trichome birefringence-like 41, translating into MGFGIQRDPSVFFKLSLLLLLFVPYHGHGLTETTKRRGKSGRKSSSNQCDFYKGSWVFDQSYPLYDPSVCPFIEHEFTCRRNGRPDQIYTKFRWQPQGCSLVRFDGKDFLERLRGKSIMFVGDSLSRNQWQSLTCLLHSAVPNAKYTISRVDDVSTFEITDYGVKVMLDRNVYLVDVVKEKIGRVLKLDSIEGSKLWQGIDMLIFNTWHWWNRRGPSQPWDYIQVGQQVSKDMDRMLAFQRALNTWAGWVDAKVNFTKTKVFFQGISPSHYNGTLWNEPKAKSCKGETLPLRGSTYPGGLPPALFVVKDVLSRMRKPVTLLDITNLSLLRKDGHPSIYGFGGPTAMDCSHWCLAGVPDTWNEILYNLIL